The Candidatus Omnitrophota bacterium genome has a segment encoding these proteins:
- a CDS encoding YggS family pyridoxal phosphate-dependent enzyme, translating to MGTIAGNLEIVTQRIISACVKSGRLEEDVRLVCVTKEVGPGEIEEVLGLGVRDIGENRVPDASIKYKVIGDRAVWHMVGHLQTNKVKDAVRIFSLIHSVDSARLARAIDRESERIGKVQDVLIQVNTSGESTKFGIGPDEVAGLFKDISLCQNINIKGLMTIAPEVDDPETVRPYFRKLRELRDTINSIPYTPYPIPELSMGMTGDLEVAIEEGATMIRVGRAIFKD from the coding sequence ATGGGCACGATAGCCGGTAACCTCGAAATCGTAACACAAAGGATCATAAGCGCTTGCGTAAAATCCGGGAGACTTGAAGAGGACGTCCGGCTCGTATGCGTCACCAAGGAAGTCGGCCCGGGCGAGATCGAAGAAGTGCTGGGCCTCGGCGTGAGGGATATAGGGGAGAACCGCGTACCTGACGCCTCGATTAAATATAAGGTGATAGGTGACAGGGCCGTATGGCATATGGTCGGCCACCTGCAGACGAATAAGGTGAAGGACGCGGTCAGGATATTCTCTCTCATACATTCCGTAGATAGCGCCCGGCTTGCCAGGGCTATCGACAGGGAATCGGAGAGGATCGGCAAGGTGCAGGACGTCCTGATCCAGGTCAATACTTCCGGCGAATCGACCAAATTCGGGATAGGGCCGGACGAAGTCGCGGGTCTGTTTAAAGATATCTCTCTATGTCAAAATATTAATATTAAGGGACTGATGACGATCGCCCCCGAAGTCGATGACCCGGAGACGGTCAGGCCATATTTCAGAAAACTCAGGGAACTGCGCGATACTATAAACTCTATACCCTATACCCCATACCCTATACCCGAATTATCAATGGGTATGACCGGCGACCTCGAGGTCGCTATCGAAGAGGGCGCGACGATGATCAGAGTGGGGCGCGCGATATTTAAGGATTGA
- the proC gene encoding pyrroline-5-carboxylate reductase, protein MIDKKIGMIGCGNMGEAMIRKLSAAVADPGLLIASDADPARRDSIKAKYGVATGIDNAYLVSHSDVVILAVKPKDLEKILYEDIRRAVSKDKLLISIAAGITTDYIGQMVGKGIPVIRVMPNMAATIGEGISAISAGPSAGAEDMKTAKEIFSAVGDVVEVDEGLMDAVTALSGSGPAYFFYMMEALMEAAAELGLDEHTAGALVRKTAAGSSRLVEVLKESPGDLSKKVASKGGTTEAAFKVFGSKKFKAIIKAAVKAACKRSKEISKVYSKLKGA, encoded by the coding sequence ATGATCGACAAGAAGATAGGCATGATCGGATGCGGCAATATGGGCGAGGCGATGATACGGAAACTTTCGGCCGCCGTGGCAGACCCCGGGCTGTTGATAGCAAGCGACGCAGACCCTGCCAGGAGAGATTCCATCAAGGCAAAGTACGGCGTAGCGACCGGGATAGACAACGCGTATCTGGTGAGCCATTCCGATGTCGTTATACTTGCGGTGAAGCCGAAAGATCTCGAAAAGATACTCTATGAGGATATACGCCGCGCCGTATCCAAAGATAAGCTCTTGATATCGATCGCGGCAGGTATCACCACGGACTATATAGGACAGATGGTCGGTAAGGGGATACCGGTGATAAGGGTCATGCCCAATATGGCCGCAACTATAGGCGAGGGGATCTCCGCCATAAGCGCGGGGCCCTCGGCAGGCGCCGAGGATATGAAGACGGCCAAAGAGATATTCTCGGCCGTCGGCGATGTCGTTGAGGTGGATGAGGGTCTAATGGACGCGGTCACGGCCTTGAGCGGCAGCGGCCCCGCCTACTTTTTCTATATGATGGAAGCGCTTATGGAAGCGGCCGCAGAGCTCGGACTGGATGAGCATACAGCCGGAGCCCTGGTGCGCAAGACGGCCGCAGGCAGCTCGAGACTGGTGGAGGTGCTTAAAGAGAGTCCCGGTGATCTGAGCAAAAAAGTGGCCTCTAAGGGCGGGACGACGGAAGCCGCCTTCAAGGTCTTCGGATCGAAAAAATTCAAGGCGATCATAAAGGCGGCGGTCAAGGCAGCCTGCAAGCGCTCAAAGGAGATATCTAAAGTTTACTCCAAACTCAAAGGAGCATAA
- a CDS encoding YggT family protein, whose product MFILGNFIAALATITDYALTIANWLIIIRALISWVNPDPFNPIVQFLYKTTEPILQPFRKIFPIYTVGIDISPIFALIAVWFLKLFLVSTLFGIAARLG is encoded by the coding sequence ATGTTCATATTAGGCAACTTCATAGCTGCGCTGGCGACGATAACGGATTACGCCCTCACCATAGCGAATTGGCTCATAATCATAAGGGCCCTTATAAGCTGGGTGAACCCGGACCCGTTCAATCCCATAGTCCAGTTCCTTTATAAGACGACGGAGCCGATATTACAGCCGTTCAGGAAGATATTCCCCATTTACACGGTGGGGATAGACATCTCTCCGATATTTGCGCTGATCGCCGTATGGTTCCTGAAATTATTTCTGGTAAGCACGCTTTTTGGCATCGCGGCGAGGTTAGGTTAA